The Idiomarina loihiensis L2TR genomic sequence GCGGCATATATTCTTCGTCGTGCTTGGCCAAAACTTCACTGGCTTTTAACACGGTAGGTTCAATCAGTTCTCCCTGAGCAACAATACCTTGTCCCTCGCGGAATAAATCCGGCAAAATCCCCTGATATAACACAGTGACTTCGGGGCCAATGTCTGTAATTTTAAAGGAAACTTCTAAAGTTTCGCGGTCACGCTCTACCGAACCTTCAACCACCATACCGCCAACTCGCATCCGCTGGCCAACCTGAGGTTTTTGTTTATCCTTGCCCTTGCCTTCAACCAGTTCCGTCGGTGTATAAAACAGATCGATGCTTTGACTCAATGCATACAGCATCAGTCCCGTTGCTACCGAAACCCCAATCACTAAAATAGCGACCCAGGTTAAGCGTTGTTTACGTCTTGGGTTCATTACCGTCTCCTACTGCTGCACGGTTGGCTGTGCGTCTGGCTAAGCGCTGTTGACGCTGTTGTAACTGCCGGCTTTTCTTAACCAACTGTCGTTTTGCCAATAAAGTTTCTAAAGCAACTCCGGCAAGAACAACAAAACTTAAAAAGAATGACAACCAGACATAAAGTCCGTACCCACCCATAGCAACGAAGTCAGTAAAACTGTCAAAAGCCATTAGTCTTGCTCCAGTCGTTGCTGTGCCCAGGTGCGGTGTAATTCGTGTCTTAGTATCTCATTTTTTAACCGCATCATCACCAAGGATACGGTTAAAAACGCGAAACCGGCCAAACAGATTAATAACGGAATTAGCATACTGGCCGCTATTGAAGGCCGTTCAAACTTGGTAATG encodes the following:
- the ccmE gene encoding cytochrome c maturation protein CcmE, which gives rise to MNPRRKQRLTWVAILVIGVSVATGLMLYALSQSIDLFYTPTELVEGKGKDKQKPQVGQRMRVGGMVVEGSVERDRETLEVSFKITDIGPEVTVLYQGILPDLFREGQGIVAQGELIEPTVLKASEVLAKHDEEYMPPELAEQMKGIKHVNPNTVEKGEGQ
- the ccmD gene encoding heme exporter protein CcmD; this translates as MAFDSFTDFVAMGGYGLYVWLSFFLSFVVLAGVALETLLAKRQLVKKSRQLQQRQQRLARRTANRAAVGDGNEPKT